One Nocardia sp. BMG111209 DNA segment encodes these proteins:
- a CDS encoding aldo/keto reductase has product MHYRTLGTTGVTVSVQCLGAMMFGQLGNTDVDDCLGIIGRALDSGINFIDTADVYSGGQSEEIVGQAVRTRRDEVVIATKCFYPMGPDANQRGGSRRWITRAVDASLRRLGTDYIDLYQVHKLDWDTDLEETLGALTDLVRQGKVLYLGSSSFPADWIVEAQWAAARRHTERFVCEQSQYSIFARSVEQAVLPACSRHRMAMIPWSPLAGGWLTGKYRRGENAPAGSRFDPANPFMRGSVSTAEERTSAVRYDAVEALHVIAEQAGLSLTELALAFVGSHPAITSTIVGPRTMRHLDDALAAAEIRLGGDVLDAIDKVVSPGTDLPGIDHFVHRPALDAAARRRPQ; this is encoded by the coding sequence ATGCACTACCGCACACTCGGTACCACCGGCGTCACCGTCAGCGTCCAGTGCCTCGGCGCGATGATGTTCGGGCAGTTGGGAAATACGGACGTCGACGACTGTCTCGGGATCATCGGCCGCGCGCTGGACAGCGGGATCAACTTCATCGACACCGCCGACGTGTACTCCGGCGGCCAGAGTGAGGAGATCGTCGGGCAGGCGGTGCGGACACGGCGCGACGAGGTCGTGATCGCCACCAAATGCTTCTACCCGATGGGCCCGGACGCCAACCAGCGCGGCGGTTCCCGGCGATGGATCACCCGGGCGGTCGACGCCAGCCTGCGGCGTCTGGGCACCGACTACATCGACCTCTACCAGGTGCACAAGCTCGACTGGGACACCGATCTCGAGGAAACCCTCGGTGCGCTCACCGATCTGGTGCGGCAGGGCAAGGTGCTGTATCTGGGCTCGTCCTCGTTCCCGGCGGACTGGATCGTGGAGGCCCAGTGGGCGGCCGCGCGCCGCCACACCGAACGCTTTGTGTGCGAGCAGTCGCAGTACTCGATCTTCGCCCGCTCGGTGGAGCAGGCGGTACTGCCCGCCTGCTCGCGGCATCGGATGGCGATGATCCCGTGGAGCCCGCTGGCCGGGGGCTGGTTGACCGGGAAGTATCGCCGCGGCGAAAACGCGCCCGCGGGTTCACGATTCGACCCGGCGAACCCCTTCATGCGCGGATCGGTCAGCACCGCCGAGGAGCGCACGTCCGCGGTGCGCTACGACGCGGTGGAGGCCCTGCACGTGATCGCCGAGCAGGCCGGTCTGTCGCTGACCGAGCTGGCCCTGGCCTTCGTCGGCAGTCATCCCGCGATCACCTCGACCATCGTCGGGCCGCGCACGATGCGGCATCTCGACGACGCGCTGGCCGCCGCCGAAATCCGGCTCGGCGGCGACGTTCTCGACGCGATCGACAAGGTCGTCTCGCCGGGCACCGATCTGCCCGGCATCGACCACTTCGTCCACCGTCCCGCACTCGACGCCGCGGCGCGGCGGCGACCACAGTAG
- a CDS encoding YafY family protein — protein MRADRLLAVLLLMQARGRVTAAELATELEVSVATARRDLEALSTAGIPVYPQAGRGGGWSLVGGARTDLSGLSATEARALFLLVGPAAAASGEAKAALRKLVRALPQTFRAEAEAAATATTVDTAPWGARTSARPELAEVLQAAVVRRRKVCLDYTNSGGHRSRPVVEPWGVIDKDGTWYLLARTPHGRRTFRIDRMTAADPLEDTFEIPADFALTGAWDEVVDTVEELRSRTWATLLIERRFAAILHDHFGRHCHVEAELDDHRVRVRVAAPTPLDIARQLAGWGDLVEVLEPPSVRTELGRIGTELADRYR, from the coding sequence ATGCGAGCTGATCGGCTATTGGCCGTCCTGTTGCTGATGCAGGCGCGGGGCCGGGTCACCGCGGCGGAGCTGGCCACCGAACTCGAGGTGTCGGTGGCGACCGCGCGGCGTGATCTGGAGGCGTTGTCCACCGCCGGGATCCCGGTGTATCCGCAGGCCGGGCGGGGTGGGGGCTGGTCGCTGGTGGGTGGCGCGCGCACGGATCTGTCCGGGCTGTCGGCCACCGAGGCACGGGCCCTGTTCCTGCTCGTCGGGCCCGCCGCGGCGGCCTCCGGGGAGGCGAAGGCGGCATTGCGGAAACTGGTCCGGGCATTGCCGCAGACCTTCCGCGCCGAGGCCGAGGCGGCCGCGACTGCGACGACGGTCGATACCGCCCCCTGGGGTGCGCGCACCTCGGCCCGCCCGGAACTGGCCGAGGTACTCCAGGCCGCGGTGGTACGCCGCCGGAAGGTTTGCCTCGACTACACCAACAGCGGCGGCCACCGATCCCGACCGGTGGTGGAACCGTGGGGTGTCATCGACAAGGACGGCACCTGGTACCTGCTCGCGCGCACGCCCCACGGCCGGCGCACCTTCCGCATCGATCGCATGACCGCCGCCGATCCGCTCGAGGACACCTTCGAGATTCCCGCCGATTTCGCCCTCACCGGCGCCTGGGACGAGGTCGTCGACACCGTCGAGGAGCTACGGTCCCGAACCTGGGCGACCCTGCTGATCGAGCGACGCTTCGCCGCGATACTGCACGACCACTTCGGGCGGCACTGCCACGTCGAGGCCGAACTCGACGACCACCGCGTCCGGGTCCGGGTCGCGGCCCCCACCCCACTCGACATCGCCCGCCAGCTCGCCGGCTGGGGCGATCTGGTCGAGGTGCTCGAACCACCCTCGGTACGAACGGAATTGGGCCGGATCGGCACCGAACTGGCCGATCGATACCGGTAG
- a CDS encoding amidohydrolase family protein, producing MDINDLILVSIDDHVVEPPDMFENHTPAALADVMPRVIVDDQGVDRWMYRGNPVGVTGLNAVVSWPPEEWDHDPAGYAEMRPGVYDVHERVRDMNANGVFASMCFPTYAGFSAGHLAKVKDDITVRIIELYNDWHIEDWCGAYPGRFIPLGILPLWDPQLAVAEIERLASKGCHSVSMPELPHLEGLPSYFDQNYWGPVFSALQDQQTVMNLHIGAGFGALRLAPDAPIDNLMCLAPTVSQITVQDLLWGPAFRSYPGLRVALSEGGIGWIPFFLDRSDRHYTNQKWLRRDFGGKLPSEVFREHVMACYVTDPTALTYRDKVGMDIIAWECDFPHADSLWPDAPEFVLGELNAAGAPDADIDKITWENACRFLGWDPFAHTPREQATVGALRAQATDVDLSIRSRKEWARRYAAQPAG from the coding sequence ATGGATATCAATGATCTGATCCTGGTGAGCATCGACGACCACGTCGTCGAGCCGCCGGACATGTTCGAGAATCACACCCCGGCCGCGCTGGCCGACGTGATGCCGCGGGTCATCGTCGACGACCAGGGTGTCGACCGCTGGATGTACCGGGGCAACCCGGTCGGCGTCACCGGTCTGAACGCGGTCGTCTCCTGGCCGCCGGAGGAGTGGGACCACGATCCGGCGGGGTACGCCGAGATGCGGCCCGGTGTCTACGACGTGCACGAGCGCGTGCGGGACATGAACGCCAACGGTGTGTTCGCCTCGATGTGCTTCCCGACCTACGCGGGTTTCAGCGCCGGACATCTGGCGAAGGTCAAGGACGACATCACCGTTCGGATCATCGAGCTCTACAACGACTGGCACATCGAGGACTGGTGCGGCGCGTATCCGGGCCGGTTCATCCCGCTCGGCATTCTGCCGCTGTGGGATCCGCAGCTGGCGGTCGCCGAGATCGAGCGGCTGGCCTCGAAGGGCTGTCATTCGGTGTCGATGCCGGAGCTGCCGCACCTCGAGGGGCTGCCCAGCTACTTCGACCAGAATTACTGGGGCCCGGTATTTTCCGCGTTGCAGGATCAGCAGACGGTGATGAACCTGCACATCGGCGCGGGTTTCGGTGCGCTGCGGCTGGCCCCGGACGCGCCGATCGACAATCTGATGTGCCTGGCGCCCACGGTTTCCCAGATCACCGTGCAGGATCTGTTGTGGGGCCCGGCCTTCCGGTCCTATCCGGGGCTGAGGGTGGCGTTGTCCGAGGGTGGGATCGGCTGGATCCCGTTCTTCCTGGACCGGTCCGATCGCCACTACACCAACCAGAAGTGGCTGCGCCGGGACTTCGGCGGCAAGCTGCCCAGCGAGGTGTTCCGCGAGCACGTGATGGCCTGCTACGTCACCGATCCCACCGCGCTCACCTATCGCGACAAGGTCGGGATGGACATCATCGCGTGGGAATGCGACTTCCCCCATGCGGATTCGCTGTGGCCCGATGCTCCCGAATTCGTGCTCGGCGAACTGAACGCCGCCGGCGCGCCGGACGCGGACATCGACAAGATCACGTGGGAGAACGCCTGCCGGTTCCTCGGCTGGGATCCGTTCGCGCACACCCCGAGAGAGCAGGCCACCGTCGGTGCGCTGCGTGCGCAGGCCACCGACGTGGATCTCTCGATCCGGTCCCGCAAGGAATGGGCGCGGCGCTACGCGGCCCAGCCGGCCGGCTGA
- a CDS encoding aldehyde dehydrogenase family protein yields MTGTAPAPFEARMLIDGRLVEGRAGAFDNVDPATEEVLGAVADASAEDVHAAIDAARRAFDDTSWSTDHLFRRTCLLQLQDALESEREEMREELIREAGCPRALTFGPQLDTPLDDALTCPAERIDSYPWRSSLGRAGGTNPIRQVWREPVGVVGAIVPWHFPFAAAVHTLGRALATGNTVVLKPAPDTPFNATRLGRMIAEHTDIPPGVVNVVTASSHRAGETLTRSPKVDMISFTGSTAAGRRIMADGAATMKRLLLELSGRSATIVLADADPDLGRAVGLHAAQGWAHPTRLLLPRSRYDEGVALLESMYRDITAGDPQDPAVRCGPVVSAAQRDRVRGHIRTGIAEGARLLVGGPGQPDGLDTGFFVRPTLFADVDSAMTIAREEILGPVSAVIPYDGEDDAVRIANHGPHGLAVGAVMSGSVEHALAVAARLRAESVGVNGTGYSADTPFGGYRAGGVGHRYDTAGFEQYTAIKSVTYPAR; encoded by the coding sequence ATGACCGGTACCGCCCCGGCCCCGTTCGAGGCACGGATGCTGATCGACGGGCGACTCGTCGAGGGGCGCGCCGGCGCCTTCGACAATGTCGACCCGGCCACCGAGGAAGTGCTCGGCGCTGTCGCCGATGCCTCGGCCGAGGATGTGCACGCCGCGATCGACGCCGCGCGCCGCGCGTTCGACGACACCAGCTGGTCCACCGACCATCTGTTCCGGCGCACCTGCCTGCTGCAATTACAGGACGCGCTGGAATCCGAACGCGAGGAAATGCGCGAGGAGCTGATCCGCGAGGCCGGCTGCCCCCGCGCGCTCACCTTCGGCCCGCAGCTGGACACGCCACTCGACGACGCGCTCACCTGCCCGGCGGAACGGATCGACAGTTACCCGTGGCGCAGTTCGCTCGGCAGGGCCGGTGGTACGAATCCGATCCGGCAGGTGTGGCGGGAACCCGTCGGTGTGGTCGGTGCGATCGTGCCGTGGCACTTCCCCTTCGCGGCGGCCGTCCACACGCTCGGCCGGGCGCTGGCGACCGGCAACACGGTCGTCCTGAAGCCCGCGCCGGACACCCCGTTCAACGCCACCCGGCTGGGCCGAATGATCGCGGAGCACACCGACATACCCCCCGGCGTCGTGAACGTGGTGACCGCCTCGAGCCATCGGGCCGGCGAAACACTCACGCGGTCACCGAAAGTCGACATGATCTCGTTCACCGGATCCACCGCCGCCGGCCGGCGGATCATGGCGGACGGCGCCGCGACGATGAAGCGGCTGCTCCTCGAGCTCAGCGGTCGATCGGCGACGATCGTCCTGGCGGACGCGGATCCGGACCTGGGCCGTGCCGTCGGCCTCCACGCGGCCCAGGGCTGGGCGCATCCGACCCGGCTGCTGTTGCCCCGCTCCCGCTACGACGAGGGCGTGGCGCTGCTCGAGTCGATGTACCGCGACATCACCGCCGGCGACCCGCAGGACCCGGCCGTCCGCTGCGGTCCGGTCGTCTCGGCCGCACAGCGCGACCGCGTGCGCGGCCACATCCGCACGGGCATCGCGGAAGGCGCCCGGCTGCTGGTCGGCGGACCCGGGCAACCGGACGGGCTCGACACCGGATTCTTCGTCCGCCCAACCCTTTTCGCCGATGTCGACAGCGCCATGACCATCGCCCGGGAGGAAATCCTCGGTCCGGTGTCGGCCGTCATCCCCTACGACGGCGAGGACGACGCGGTGCGCATCGCCAATCACGGCCCCCACGGCCTGGCCGTGGGGGCTGTGATGTCGGGCTCGGTGGAGCACGCGCTGGCCGTCGCGGCCCGCCTGCGCGCCGAATCCGTCGGCGTCAACGGCACCGGGTACAGCGCCGACACACCGTTCGGCGGTTATCGGGCCGGTGGTGTCGGACACCGTTACGACACAGCCGGATTCGAGCAGTACACGGCGATCAAATCCGTGACCTACCCCGCACGGTGA
- a CDS encoding SDR family oxidoreductase, whose protein sequence is MTLFDAFRFDGKRVLVVGGASGMGAAAAQLALDAGAEVLVADIAPITADGVQAIAIDLADTDSIDAAVEALDGPVHVLLGAAGVADGTAGLERINFLGHRYLIERLLAADLLPRGAAIGLISSAAGLGWESNLPLLQEYLAIPDFHDAARWVVGQGKADYMFSKQAVCAYVATQALTLRARGIRINAICPGATDTPLARANAERWLGFGTDYREAAGVEVSQPIEQAGPLLFLCSAAASSITGTILTADHGYFTAGVSGSFPAATPVVTFMLGR, encoded by the coding sequence ATGACGTTGTTCGATGCGTTCCGGTTCGACGGCAAGCGGGTGCTGGTCGTCGGCGGCGCCAGCGGAATGGGCGCCGCGGCAGCACAACTCGCGCTCGACGCGGGCGCGGAGGTGCTGGTCGCCGATATCGCGCCGATCACCGCCGACGGGGTGCAGGCGATCGCGATCGATCTCGCCGACACCGATTCCATCGACGCGGCGGTCGAAGCACTGGACGGCCCGGTGCATGTGCTGCTGGGTGCGGCGGGTGTCGCGGACGGCACGGCCGGCCTCGAGCGGATCAACTTCCTCGGCCACCGCTACCTGATCGAACGACTGCTCGCCGCCGATCTGCTGCCGCGCGGTGCGGCGATCGGCCTGATCTCGTCGGCGGCGGGCCTGGGCTGGGAGTCGAATCTGCCGCTGCTGCAGGAATATCTGGCCATCCCGGACTTCCACGACGCGGCGCGCTGGGTGGTCGGACAGGGCAAGGCCGATTACATGTTCTCGAAGCAGGCGGTCTGCGCCTATGTCGCCACCCAGGCATTGACGTTGCGGGCCAGGGGAATTCGTATCAACGCGATCTGCCCCGGCGCCACCGACACCCCGCTGGCGCGCGCGAATGCCGAGCGGTGGCTCGGATTCGGCACCGACTACCGGGAAGCGGCCGGGGTCGAGGTGTCGCAGCCGATCGAGCAGGCCGGGCCGCTGCTGTTCCTGTGCAGCGCTGCGGCCTCCTCGATCACCGGCACCATCCTCACCGCCGACCACGGGTATTTCACCGCCGGCGTCTCCGGGTCGTTCCCGGCGGCGACGCCCGTCGTCACATTCATGCTCGGCCGGTAA
- a CDS encoding SpoIIE family protein phosphatase codes for MCADTVADGRQWPMVPGFWRQVVDQLGFGLVVTGRDGRIVAANPATESLLGRTAETLRGKGFHDLVHGGTAGRERSPHRCALQGALTRHDIAHEGGDRFARLDGETIAVDWAVTPLSVDGARDGSAVLFGGATAEGEAWQARASQVSDLEDLIGRLTLVAEVTAVLSQTLETGEMLARLGRLLIPRLADWTAVDLRVDGDHVDRVAVTGPDDRDTGHEQWLGRLPAMDQASQSALVGVLRTGEPILLDREIITGPPDSAVAAVHTGFLHAIGAASALTVPLSSGRQVTGALTVVRTDPARPFDNEDRQAVVDIGRRVGQLLDNSLRFDRQRTVAEAMQRNLLAPLPQPGRLRLAARYQPAPAASQVGGDWYDAFALRDGTTALVIGDVVGHDLTAAAGMAQLRGILRSLAWDHAEPPSVIVDLLDDAMPAITTVPMATLVLARVEGSPDGPWTLHWTSAGHPPPLLVTPDRRARYLDDGQGLLLGTRLATPGDRPDATAPLPPGSTLLLYTDGLIETPGIDLDTGFGLLRRHALALTHEPLEKLCDELLARMPTGTDDDVALLALRLPTP; via the coding sequence ATGTGCGCGGATACGGTGGCCGACGGACGGCAGTGGCCGATGGTGCCGGGATTCTGGCGGCAGGTCGTCGACCAGCTCGGCTTCGGGTTGGTCGTGACCGGCCGCGACGGGCGGATCGTCGCGGCGAATCCGGCCACCGAGTCGCTGCTGGGCCGCACCGCGGAAACCCTGCGCGGCAAGGGTTTCCATGATCTCGTGCACGGCGGTACTGCCGGCCGCGAGAGGTCGCCGCACCGATGCGCGTTGCAGGGGGCACTGACGCGGCACGACATCGCGCACGAGGGTGGCGACCGGTTCGCCCGGCTCGACGGCGAGACGATCGCGGTGGACTGGGCCGTCACGCCGCTGAGCGTCGACGGCGCGCGCGACGGGTCGGCGGTGCTGTTCGGCGGCGCGACCGCCGAGGGCGAGGCGTGGCAGGCGCGTGCGTCGCAGGTCAGCGATCTGGAGGACCTGATCGGACGCCTGACGCTGGTCGCGGAGGTCACCGCGGTACTCAGTCAGACCCTGGAGACCGGCGAGATGCTCGCCCGGCTCGGCCGCCTGCTGATCCCGCGCCTCGCGGACTGGACCGCGGTGGACCTCCGCGTCGACGGCGACCACGTCGACCGGGTGGCGGTCACCGGACCCGACGACCGCGACACAGGCCACGAACAGTGGCTGGGACGCCTGCCCGCCATGGACCAGGCGTCCCAGTCGGCGCTGGTGGGAGTGCTGCGGACCGGCGAACCGATTCTGCTGGACCGGGAAATCATCACCGGGCCACCGGATTCCGCGGTGGCCGCCGTGCACACCGGCTTCCTGCACGCGATCGGCGCGGCATCCGCGCTGACCGTCCCGCTGAGCTCCGGCCGCCAGGTCACCGGCGCGCTCACGGTGGTGCGTACCGATCCGGCGCGCCCGTTCGACAACGAGGACCGGCAGGCCGTCGTCGACATCGGCCGCCGGGTCGGCCAGCTCCTCGACAATTCGCTCCGCTTCGACCGTCAGCGCACCGTCGCCGAAGCCATGCAACGCAACCTGCTCGCCCCGCTGCCGCAGCCCGGCCGGTTGCGGCTGGCCGCCCGCTATCAGCCCGCCCCGGCCGCCTCACAGGTCGGCGGTGACTGGTACGACGCGTTCGCGCTGCGCGACGGCACGACCGCACTGGTCATCGGCGACGTCGTCGGCCACGACCTCACCGCCGCCGCCGGCATGGCACAACTGCGCGGCATCCTGCGCTCGCTGGCCTGGGACCACGCCGAACCACCCAGCGTGATCGTCGACCTGCTCGATGACGCCATGCCCGCGATCACCACCGTCCCGATGGCCACGCTCGTGCTCGCCCGCGTCGAAGGCTCCCCGGACGGGCCGTGGACCCTGCACTGGACCAGCGCCGGACACCCGCCGCCACTGCTGGTGACCCCCGATCGCCGCGCCCGCTACCTGGACGACGGGCAGGGCCTGCTGCTGGGCACCCGGCTCGCCACCCCGGGGGACCGGCCCGACGCCACCGCACCGCTGCCCCCGGGCTCCACCCTGCTGCTCTATACCGACGGCCTGATCGAGACCCCCGGCATCGATCTCGACACCGGTTTCGGCCTGCTCCGCCGCCACGCCCTCGCACTCACCCACGAACCCCTGGAGAAGCTCTGCGACGAACTCCTCGCCCGGATGCCCACCGGCACCGACGACGATGTCGCACTCCTCGCCCTGCGCCTGCCCACACCCTGA
- a CDS encoding LLM class flavin-dependent oxidoreductase, producing MFTLRFDMRAPEFGAPPAALYGAAVDMCAWAESRGAALAVLSEHHGAADGHLPAPLLLASAIAARTRRLPILLAAVVLPLRDPVLLAEEINVLDLLSGGRVSYAFGIGHRAEEYEQFGVDLRTRGRRADDHLALLLDLLDGRPHVRDGRRIHVTPHGKTASGPTVMIAGGSRAAARRAARHGLGFVSQSPSAELAAYYRAECVAHGRAPGFVQTARPEAPTAVFVADDVERAWADLGPHLLHDATTAAAYRPGDEAVASISRAATVDELRDPPGPYRVLTLDAAAAAIRAGGPLPLLPLCGGLPPEVAWTYLENAATAVERARRDS from the coding sequence ATGTTCACCCTCCGCTTCGATATGCGCGCACCGGAATTCGGAGCGCCACCGGCCGCGCTCTACGGCGCCGCCGTCGACATGTGCGCGTGGGCGGAATCGCGGGGCGCGGCGCTGGCGGTCCTGTCCGAGCACCACGGCGCCGCCGACGGGCATCTGCCGGCACCGCTGCTGCTCGCGTCGGCGATCGCCGCGCGTACCCGCCGACTGCCGATTCTGCTTGCCGCCGTGGTCCTTCCGTTGCGGGACCCGGTCCTGCTCGCCGAGGAGATCAACGTGCTGGATCTGCTCAGCGGCGGCCGGGTGTCCTACGCCTTCGGCATCGGGCACCGCGCCGAGGAGTACGAGCAGTTCGGTGTCGACCTGCGGACGCGGGGCCGCCGGGCCGACGACCACCTGGCCCTGCTGCTGGATCTGCTCGACGGCCGGCCGCACGTCCGTGACGGCCGCCGGATCCACGTCACACCGCACGGCAAGACCGCGAGCGGGCCGACCGTCATGATCGCCGGCGGTAGCCGCGCCGCCGCCCGGCGCGCGGCACGGCACGGCCTCGGATTCGTCTCGCAGTCCCCGTCCGCCGAACTCGCGGCCTACTACCGCGCCGAATGCGTGGCGCACGGCCGTGCACCGGGTTTCGTGCAGACCGCGCGGCCGGAAGCGCCGACGGCCGTCTTCGTCGCCGACGACGTCGAGCGGGCCTGGGCGGATCTCGGCCCGCACCTGCTGCACGACGCCACCACGGCCGCGGCCTACCGCCCCGGCGACGAGGCCGTGGCGAGTATCTCCCGCGCCGCCACGGTCGACGAACTTCGCGACCCGCCCGGTCCGTATCGGGTGCTCACCCTGGACGCGGCCGCCGCCGCGATCCGCGCGGGCGGACCCCTGCCGCTGTTGCCGCTGTGCGGCGGTCTGCCGCCCGAAGTGGCCTGGACCTATCTCGAGAACGCCGCCACCGCCGTCGAACGCGCCCGCCGCGACAGCTGA
- a CDS encoding pyridoxamine 5'-phosphate oxidase family protein — translation MKEQRRGRKIAMSPEEVDAFLAEERTCRVATSSPDGPHLTPLWFVWDGTALWLNSVVKSQRWTDIARDPQVAVLIDGGHAFNELRGVEIRGRLESVGEVPRTGTTDSELAEPERQFARKYTGRDEMHYDGRHAWLRLTPQKITSWDFRKM, via the coding sequence ATGAAAGAACAACGCCGCGGCCGCAAGATCGCGATGAGCCCGGAGGAAGTCGACGCCTTCCTCGCCGAGGAGCGCACCTGCCGGGTGGCCACCTCGAGCCCGGACGGTCCGCACCTGACCCCGCTGTGGTTCGTCTGGGACGGCACCGCCCTGTGGCTGAACTCCGTGGTGAAGAGCCAGCGCTGGACCGATATCGCGCGCGATCCCCAAGTCGCCGTGCTCATCGACGGCGGACACGCCTTCAACGAGCTGCGCGGCGTGGAGATCCGCGGCCGGCTGGAATCGGTGGGGGAGGTACCGCGCACCGGCACAACGGATTCCGAGCTCGCGGAACCGGAGCGGCAGTTCGCCCGCAAGTACACCGGCCGCGACGAGATGCACTACGACGGCCGGCACGCCTGGCTGCGGCTGACGCCGCAGAAGATCACCAGCTGGGATTTCCGGAAGATGTGA
- a CDS encoding VOC family protein, whose protein sequence is MLRGLSTVNIFADDVAAARDWYTGILGVPTYFAREMAGELAYAEFRLGDHQHELGIVDRRFAPTGTGDTPGGAVIYWHVDDVAAAVDRFVAAGATVHEKITERGPGFVTASILDPFGNILGVMYNQHYLDILAARTGN, encoded by the coding sequence ATGTTGCGAGGACTCAGCACCGTCAACATTTTCGCCGACGACGTCGCCGCCGCGCGGGACTGGTACACCGGAATACTCGGCGTACCAACCTATTTCGCCCGGGAGATGGCGGGCGAGCTCGCCTACGCCGAGTTCCGCCTCGGCGACCATCAGCACGAACTCGGCATCGTCGACCGGCGGTTCGCGCCGACCGGTACCGGCGACACCCCGGGTGGCGCCGTGATCTATTGGCACGTCGACGACGTCGCGGCCGCCGTCGACCGATTCGTCGCCGCCGGCGCGACCGTCCACGAGAAGATCACCGAACGCGGACCCGGCTTCGTGACCGCCTCGATCCTCGATCCGTTCGGCAACATCCTCGGCGTGATGTACAACCAGCACTACCTGGATATCCTCGCCGCGCGCACCGGGAACTGA
- a CDS encoding TetR/AcrR family transcriptional regulator → MLGTEESARRAEILRTAETLIATRGLRTSLQEIAKAAGILTGSLYHHFASRDALLLELVRRYHADLARVGARGPARLDAEDGATLEDKLVALSIDIAECGVRNRAALQMSFYEAPTNDPELVDLLGRPRDEIIDAMVQTLRAGRWSGYLRPHLDLAPLADRLCQAMLHVGLDVIRRDAAPEQVATVLCRIMTDGLATRAPGTGELDRSAAFAAADRVVHSWGDGDGTGDQDKTARIRAAALKVFGRKSFEVSTLRDIAAEAGVNVATVYRVIGAKDDALAEVMHAFGEKTGAAAAAVMASGATSIEKLDAISWIYINAVIRFPDEWKVQLAWMRHSPPDDPNPGHAFTSRMRQLAELLVRGIRDDEIRLRTIPPDVLARCVIDVLWMPENIIRGIGTRAALELARDTVIRGISRRAG, encoded by the coding sequence GTGCTCGGTACCGAGGAGAGCGCCCGGCGCGCGGAGATCCTGCGGACCGCGGAAACGCTCATCGCCACCCGCGGCCTGCGAACCTCCTTGCAGGAGATCGCGAAAGCGGCGGGCATCCTGACCGGCAGCCTCTACCATCACTTCGCCTCGCGCGACGCGCTGCTGCTCGAACTGGTCCGCCGCTATCACGCGGACCTGGCCCGGGTGGGGGCGCGGGGACCGGCCCGGCTCGACGCCGAGGACGGGGCGACCCTCGAGGACAAGCTCGTCGCCCTGAGCATCGATATCGCCGAGTGCGGGGTCCGCAACCGGGCCGCCCTGCAGATGTCGTTCTACGAGGCGCCGACCAACGATCCCGAACTCGTCGACCTGCTCGGCCGGCCGCGCGACGAGATCATCGATGCGATGGTGCAGACGTTGCGCGCGGGCCGGTGGAGTGGCTATCTGCGGCCACATCTGGATCTCGCCCCACTCGCCGACCGCCTCTGCCAGGCCATGCTGCACGTCGGCCTGGACGTCATCCGCCGCGACGCCGCACCGGAGCAGGTGGCAACGGTGTTGTGCCGCATCATGACCGACGGCCTGGCCACCCGGGCACCCGGCACCGGGGAACTGGATCGATCCGCGGCCTTCGCCGCCGCCGACCGGGTCGTCCACAGCTGGGGCGACGGCGACGGCACCGGCGATCAGGACAAGACCGCGCGTATCCGGGCGGCGGCCCTGAAGGTGTTCGGCCGCAAGAGTTTCGAGGTGAGTACCCTTCGCGATATCGCCGCCGAGGCGGGGGTCAACGTCGCGACCGTGTACCGGGTCATCGGCGCCAAGGACGACGCGCTCGCCGAGGTGATGCACGCCTTCGGCGAGAAGACCGGCGCGGCGGCGGCCGCCGTCATGGCATCCGGGGCGACATCGATCGAGAAGCTCGACGCCATCAGCTGGATCTACATCAACGCCGTCATCCGCTTCCCCGACGAATGGAAGGTCCAGTTGGCGTGGATGCGGCACTCACCACCGGACGATCCCAATCCCGGCCACGCCTTCACCAGCCGCATGCGGCAACTGGCGGAACTGCTCGTCCGGGGCATCCGCGACGACGAGATCCGGCTCCGCACCATCCCGCCGGATGTGCTGGCCCGCTGTGTCATCGACGTGCTGTGGATGCCGGAGAACATCATCCGCGGTATCGGGACACGAGCCGCACTGGAGCTCGCCCGGGACACGGTCATCCGCGGGATCAGCCGTCGCGCGGGCTGA